In the genome of Streptomyces sp. NBC_00190, one region contains:
- the pspAA gene encoding PspA-associated protein PspAA yields the protein MIVRIMGEGQVELADSHFAELNKLDDDLLAEMESGDEEAFRRTLGALLEAVRRLGVPLPDDALEPSELILPAPDASLDEVREMLSDDGLIPG from the coding sequence ATGATTGTCCGCATCATGGGGGAAGGACAGGTGGAGCTGGCTGACAGCCACTTCGCCGAGCTCAACAAGCTGGACGACGACCTGCTCGCGGAGATGGAGAGCGGCGACGAAGAGGCCTTCCGGCGCACGCTGGGCGCGCTGCTCGAAGCCGTACGGCGGCTCGGCGTGCCGCTGCCCGACGACGCGCTGGAGCCGTCCGAGCTGATCCTGCCCGCCCCGGACGCGAGTCTCGACGAGGTCAGGGAGATGCTCAGCGACGACGGCCTGATCCCGGGCTGA
- a CDS encoding PspA/IM30 family protein, with protein sequence MSGVMKRMGMIFRAKANKALDRAEDPRETLDYSYQKQLELLQKVRRGVADVATSRKRLELQLNQLQGQSAKLEDQGRKALALGREDLAREALSRRASLQQQVSDLEVQHQTLQGEEEKLTLAAQRLQAKVDAFRTKKETIKATYTAAQAQTRIAESFSGISEEMSDVGLAIQRAEDKTAQLQARAGAIDELLASGALDDQSGLARDDIQTELDRLSGGTDVELELQRMKAELAGGPSAQQQAIEGGAQGAGQQPQTQHRFDKQ encoded by the coding sequence ATGAGCGGTGTCATGAAGCGTATGGGGATGATCTTCCGCGCGAAGGCGAACAAGGCCCTGGACCGGGCCGAGGACCCGCGCGAGACCCTCGACTACTCGTACCAGAAGCAGCTCGAACTGCTTCAGAAGGTGCGCCGCGGAGTCGCCGACGTGGCGACCTCCCGCAAGCGTCTGGAACTGCAGCTGAACCAGCTCCAGGGGCAGTCCGCCAAGCTGGAGGACCAGGGCCGCAAGGCCCTCGCCCTGGGCCGCGAGGACCTGGCCCGCGAGGCCCTGTCCCGTCGCGCCTCGCTCCAGCAGCAGGTCAGCGACCTGGAGGTGCAGCACCAGACCCTGCAGGGCGAGGAGGAGAAGCTCACCCTCGCCGCGCAGCGCCTGCAGGCCAAGGTGGACGCTTTCCGGACGAAGAAGGAGACCATCAAGGCCACCTACACCGCGGCGCAGGCGCAGACCCGCATCGCGGAGTCCTTCTCCGGCATCTCCGAGGAGATGAGCGACGTCGGCCTGGCCATCCAGCGGGCCGAGGACAAGACCGCCCAGCTCCAGGCCCGCGCCGGCGCGATCGACGAGCTGCTGGCCTCCGGGGCCCTGGACGACCAGTCCGGTCTGGCGAGGGACGACATCCAGACCGAGCTGGACCGCCTGTCGGGCGGTACGGACGTGGAGCTGGAGCTCCAGCGGATGAAGGCGGAGCTGGCGGGCGGCCCGTCCGCGCAGCAGCAGGCCATCGAGGGCGGCGCCCAGGGCGCCGGCCAGCAGCCCCAGACCCAGCACCGCTTCGACAAGCAGTAG
- a CDS encoding DUF3043 domain-containing protein encodes MGFVFGSRSSKEEKAAATDKVSADLSQPRDPQAPKGRPTPKRAVAQSQRKAVVASTGNRKEDAKRARERRRAEMTKQREALANGDERYLPARDKGPVRRFVRDYVDSRFSVAEMFLPLAVIILVLSMVRVSSIQNIALMLWLGVIALIILDSIGLVFRLRKALNERFPNEPRRGAVAYGLMRTLQMRRLRLPKPQVKRGERP; translated from the coding sequence TTGGGTTTTGTGTTTGGTAGCCGCTCCTCCAAGGAAGAGAAGGCCGCCGCCACCGACAAGGTGAGCGCCGACCTCTCGCAGCCCCGTGACCCGCAGGCCCCGAAGGGCCGCCCTACGCCGAAGCGTGCTGTGGCCCAGTCGCAGCGCAAGGCCGTGGTGGCCTCGACCGGCAACCGCAAGGAGGATGCCAAGCGAGCCCGCGAGCGCCGTCGCGCAGAGATGACCAAGCAGCGCGAAGCGCTGGCCAACGGCGACGAGCGTTACCTGCCCGCGCGTGACAAGGGCCCCGTCCGCAGGTTCGTCCGCGACTACGTGGACTCCCGCTTCTCGGTCGCCGAGATGTTCCTGCCGCTGGCAGTGATCATCCTGGTGCTGAGCATGGTGCGGGTGTCGTCGATCCAGAACATCGCACTGATGCTGTGGCTCGGCGTGATCGCGCTGATCATCCTCGACTCCATCGGCCTCGTGTTCCGCCTTCGCAAGGCGCTGAACGAGCGCTTCCCGAACGAGCCCCGCCGCGGCGCGGTCGCGTACGGCCTCATGCGCACCCTCCAGATGCGCCGGCTGCGCCTGCCGAAGCCGCAGGTCAAGCGCGGGGAACGGCCCTGA
- a CDS encoding class I SAM-dependent methyltransferase yields MGRQVDEQIAHRFPVGQRLRVLDVGMGQGTQALRLARAGHKVTGLEKDPGMLAVAREALDAEPAGIRDRVQLMEGDGRETGAHFLPGSFDVVLCHGVLMYVPEPDAMLAGLARMLAPGGLLSLLVRNGDALAMRPGLGGDWDGTLAAFDSVDYKNRLGLDVRADRLAGLTATLNGIGAPLGAWYGVRVFTDGTEAGESLPPEDELERLLAAEERAGRTDPYRGVAALLHLCGVRG; encoded by the coding sequence GTGGGCCGGCAGGTCGACGAGCAGATCGCGCACCGCTTCCCCGTGGGGCAGCGGCTGCGCGTGCTCGACGTCGGCATGGGCCAGGGCACCCAGGCGCTGCGCCTCGCCCGCGCCGGGCACAAGGTGACCGGTTTGGAGAAGGACCCGGGGATGCTGGCCGTCGCCCGTGAGGCGCTGGACGCGGAACCCGCCGGGATCCGCGACCGGGTCCAGCTCATGGAGGGCGACGGCCGCGAGACCGGCGCCCACTTCCTGCCGGGCAGCTTCGACGTCGTGCTGTGCCACGGCGTGCTGATGTACGTGCCCGAGCCGGACGCCATGCTCGCCGGGCTCGCCCGGATGCTGGCGCCCGGCGGACTGCTGTCCCTGCTCGTGCGCAACGGCGACGCTCTCGCCATGCGGCCCGGGCTGGGCGGTGACTGGGACGGCACGCTGGCCGCCTTCGACAGCGTCGACTACAAGAACCGGCTGGGCCTGGACGTACGGGCCGACCGGCTGGCCGGGCTGACGGCCACGCTGAACGGCATCGGTGCTCCGCTGGGCGCCTGGTACGGCGTACGCGTCTTCACGGACGGCACCGAGGCCGGCGAGAGCCTCCCGCCCGAGGACGAGCTGGAGCGGCTGCTGGCCGCCGAGGAACGCGCCGGGCGCACCGACCCCTACCGCGGCGTGGCCGCGCTGCTCCACCTGTGCGGCGTACGGGGCTGA
- a CDS encoding bifunctional adenosylcobinamide kinase/adenosylcobinamide-phosphate guanylyltransferase, producing MELTLLGTGTPEGLPRPGCPCAACAVSVGTRARAATAVLVDGALLLDLTPGAVLAGARAGHSLAGVRQVLLTHPHNGPALELPPGLPAAGRVPDGRELSVISGHRVRAVPMDAPGTGYEVTGPDGSRLLYLPPRGAPSGTDGTTGLRPYDVVLADVLGRPEALARLRATGAVGPATDVIAVHIDHDTPPGRELERRCASAGARAVPDGTTVIVGEYHAGADLPRRTLVLGGARSGKSFEAERRLESFPEVVYVATGGTRDGDSEWAQRVGLHRERRPARWRTLETCELVPLLAEEGPPLLVDCLALWLTDAMDRAGAWDDAEWARHGQQQLRDRAAELVAALRATRRRVVLVSNEVGAGIVPATSSGRRFRDELGRLNNAVAQECEHVLLVVAGQPLVLKELPR from the coding sequence GTGGAACTCACTCTGCTCGGCACCGGCACACCCGAAGGCCTGCCCCGCCCCGGCTGCCCCTGTGCGGCCTGCGCGGTCTCCGTCGGCACGCGGGCGCGCGCCGCCACGGCCGTCCTCGTCGACGGGGCCCTGCTGCTCGACCTGACCCCCGGGGCGGTGCTGGCCGGCGCCCGGGCCGGGCATTCGCTGGCCGGCGTACGGCAGGTCCTGCTGACCCACCCGCACAACGGGCCCGCCCTGGAGCTGCCGCCCGGGCTGCCGGCCGCGGGGCGGGTGCCGGACGGTCGGGAGCTGTCGGTGATCTCCGGGCACCGGGTGCGGGCCGTGCCCATGGACGCGCCGGGCACCGGGTACGAGGTGACCGGCCCGGACGGCAGCCGGCTGCTGTACCTGCCGCCGCGCGGGGCCCCTTCGGGAACCGACGGGACCACGGGGCTGCGTCCGTACGACGTGGTCCTCGCCGACGTGCTGGGACGGCCCGAGGCCCTCGCCCGGCTGCGGGCGACCGGCGCGGTGGGCCCGGCCACGGACGTGATCGCCGTCCACATCGACCATGACACCCCGCCGGGCCGGGAGCTGGAGCGCCGGTGCGCGTCCGCCGGGGCCCGGGCGGTGCCGGACGGGACCACCGTGATCGTCGGGGAGTACCACGCGGGGGCGGACCTGCCGCGCCGGACGCTGGTGCTGGGCGGGGCCCGCTCCGGCAAGTCCTTCGAGGCGGAGCGGCGGCTGGAGTCCTTCCCGGAGGTCGTCTACGTGGCCACCGGCGGCACCCGTGACGGTGACTCGGAGTGGGCCCAGCGGGTGGGCCTGCACCGGGAGCGCCGGCCGGCGCGCTGGCGGACGCTGGAGACCTGCGAACTGGTCCCGCTGCTCGCGGAGGAAGGACCGCCGCTGCTGGTCGACTGTCTCGCCCTGTGGCTGACGGACGCGATGGACCGGGCCGGAGCCTGGGACGACGCGGAGTGGGCGAGGCACGGGCAGCAGCAGCTGCGCGACCGGGCCGCCGAGCTGGTGGCGGCGCTGCGCGCGACCCGCCGCCGGGTGGTGCTCGTCAGCAACGAGGTGGGCGCGGGGATCGTCCCGGCGACGTCTTCGGGCCGTCGCTTCCGTGACGAGCTGGGCCGTCTCAACAACGCGGTGGCCCAGGAGTGCGAGCACGTGCTCCTCGTCGTCGCGGGGCAGCCGCTGGTCCTCAAGGAACTGCCGCGGTGA
- the cobT gene encoding nicotinate-nucleotide--dimethylbenzimidazole phosphoribosyltransferase produces MNLDDFSDLIERPDGGVRRDAEERRERLAVPPGALGRLDDLAEWLAAAQGQVPVKPIERPRVVLFAADHGIATEGVSARAASTAHELVRAVLDGASPVSILAGRLGATVRIVDAGLDCDPGLLPEDVVRHRVRRGSGRIDVEDALTVEETRAALELGIRIADEEADSGTDLVVLGDLSVGGTTVAATLVAALCGTDASVVTGRGGLPIDDLAWMRKCAAIRDALRRARPVLGDQVALLAAVGGADLAAITGFLLQCAVRRTPVILDGVVSAACGLVAQRAAFRAPDWWLAGQASGEPGQAKALDRMALNPVLDHGVTVGEGTGALLALPLVQAAAALAAELPVGVPPDGVWGMAAQEPTE; encoded by the coding sequence CTGAATCTCGACGACTTCTCCGATCTGATCGAGCGCCCCGACGGGGGCGTCCGGCGTGACGCCGAGGAACGCCGTGAGCGGCTGGCCGTACCGCCCGGCGCGCTGGGCCGGCTCGACGACCTCGCCGAGTGGCTCGCCGCCGCGCAGGGGCAGGTGCCGGTCAAGCCGATCGAGCGCCCCCGCGTGGTGCTGTTCGCCGCCGATCACGGGATCGCCACCGAGGGCGTCTCCGCCCGGGCCGCCTCCACCGCCCACGAGCTGGTGCGGGCCGTGCTCGACGGGGCCAGCCCCGTCTCGATCCTGGCCGGGCGGCTCGGCGCCACCGTGAGGATCGTCGACGCCGGGCTCGACTGCGACCCCGGGCTGCTGCCCGAGGACGTGGTCAGGCACCGCGTCCGGCGCGGCAGCGGCCGGATCGACGTGGAGGACGCGCTCACCGTCGAGGAGACCCGGGCCGCCCTGGAGCTCGGGATCCGCATCGCCGACGAGGAGGCCGACTCCGGTACGGACCTGGTCGTGCTCGGCGATCTCAGCGTCGGCGGCACCACGGTGGCGGCCACCCTCGTCGCCGCCCTGTGCGGAACCGACGCCTCCGTGGTCACCGGCCGTGGCGGCCTGCCCATCGACGACCTGGCGTGGATGCGCAAGTGCGCGGCGATCCGCGACGCGCTCCGCCGGGCCCGGCCGGTCCTCGGCGACCAGGTCGCGCTGCTGGCCGCGGTCGGCGGCGCCGACCTGGCCGCCATCACAGGTTTCCTGCTCCAGTGCGCGGTGCGCCGTACGCCGGTCATCCTCGACGGCGTCGTCTCGGCGGCCTGCGGTCTGGTGGCCCAGCGCGCCGCGTTCCGCGCTCCCGACTGGTGGCTCGCCGGTCAGGCGAGCGGCGAGCCCGGCCAGGCGAAGGCCCTGGACCGGATGGCACTCAACCCTGTGCTCGACCACGGCGTCACAGTGGGCGAAGGTACCGGTGCGCTGCTGGCACTCCCCCTGGTCCAGGCGGCCGCCGCACTCGCGGCGGAACTCCCGGTGGGGGTACCCCCGGACGGAGTCTGGGGGATGGCGGCGCAGGAGCCGACGGAGTGA
- a CDS encoding phosphatidylglycerol lysyltransferase domain-containing protein has translation MGEVRLTSAETDRGTVPVPGPASGRKETGGDPAGKTAGGGRETGRETGRGSTRSRRGAAFAVWYLRAVTFVNFLSAVWVSLGQDLRRHNTENFYTPYLLTAGFASGLFCLLLAVTMGRRKRAAWILNLVLGGMMLLDFARAAFVPCADWSPGDCYPEFREHAQNWVSLGLTAAFVAALLLGRREFYAKGDRSNPALATVVAAVGLLFTSLVAALLVGATNTSPDAAGATFLTRWRYGAMRLITLDPDAKTYGNITTPGWVDVFINVVSMLLLLAVLFAAFRSRRAVDPLSEDDEERLRALLARQGDRDSLGYFALRREKSVIWSPTGKAAVTYRVVGGVSLASGDPIGDPEAWPGAIEPWLAEAREHGWVPAVMGASEEAGQIYARHGLDALELGDEAIVETAEFTLEGRAMRTVRQAYNRVKRAGYTVRIRRHADIPAEEMDVLLTRADDWRDGATERGFSMALGRLGDPGDGQCVMLECTDGNGDLRAVLSFVPWGPQGLSLDLMRRDRDSENGLMEFMVIELLERSKEIGVTQVSLNFAMFRSVFERGSRLGAGPVLRMWRSLLSFFSRWWQIESLYRANAKYRPIWEPRFMLFEKSSDLLRIGIAAGRAEGFLEAPGLPKWLHRRHLETRR, from the coding sequence ATGGGAGAGGTCCGTTTGACCAGCGCAGAGACCGACCGCGGCACCGTACCGGTACCCGGACCGGCATCCGGCAGGAAAGAGACCGGCGGCGACCCCGCCGGCAAGACGGCGGGGGGCGGCCGGGAGACCGGCCGGGAGACCGGCCGGGGGAGCACCCGATCACGGCGCGGGGCCGCGTTCGCGGTGTGGTATCTGCGCGCCGTCACCTTCGTCAACTTCCTGAGCGCGGTGTGGGTTTCGCTCGGGCAGGATCTGCGTCGGCACAACACCGAGAACTTCTACACCCCGTACCTGCTCACGGCCGGCTTCGCCTCCGGGCTGTTCTGCCTGCTGCTGGCGGTCACCATGGGCCGCCGCAAGCGGGCCGCCTGGATCCTGAACCTGGTCCTGGGCGGGATGATGCTGCTCGACTTCGCCCGCGCGGCCTTCGTCCCGTGCGCCGACTGGTCCCCGGGCGACTGCTACCCCGAGTTCCGCGAGCACGCGCAGAACTGGGTCTCCCTGGGCCTGACCGCCGCCTTCGTCGCCGCACTGCTGCTGGGGCGCCGGGAGTTCTACGCCAAGGGCGACCGGTCCAACCCCGCGCTCGCCACCGTCGTCGCGGCCGTCGGCCTGCTGTTCACCTCGCTGGTCGCGGCCCTGCTCGTCGGCGCCACCAACACCTCCCCCGACGCCGCCGGGGCCACCTTCCTGACCCGCTGGCGGTACGGCGCGATGCGGCTCATCACCCTGGACCCGGACGCCAAGACCTACGGCAACATCACCACGCCCGGCTGGGTGGACGTGTTCATCAACGTGGTGTCGATGCTCCTGCTGCTCGCCGTGCTGTTCGCGGCCTTCCGTTCGCGCCGCGCCGTGGACCCCCTCTCCGAGGACGACGAGGAGCGGCTGCGGGCGCTGCTCGCCAGGCAGGGCGACCGCGACTCGCTCGGCTACTTCGCACTGCGCCGCGAGAAGTCCGTGATCTGGTCCCCCACCGGCAAGGCAGCCGTCACCTACCGCGTCGTCGGCGGGGTCTCGCTGGCCTCCGGCGACCCGATCGGCGACCCCGAGGCCTGGCCCGGCGCCATCGAGCCGTGGCTGGCCGAGGCGCGCGAACACGGCTGGGTGCCCGCCGTGATGGGCGCGAGCGAGGAGGCCGGGCAGATCTACGCCCGGCACGGCCTGGACGCGCTGGAGCTCGGTGACGAGGCGATCGTGGAGACCGCCGAGTTCACCCTGGAGGGCCGCGCCATGCGGACCGTCCGGCAGGCGTACAACCGCGTCAAGCGGGCCGGGTACACCGTCCGCATCCGCCGCCACGCCGACATCCCGGCCGAGGAGATGGACGTCCTCCTCACCCGCGCCGACGACTGGCGCGACGGCGCGACCGAGCGCGGCTTCTCGATGGCGCTGGGCCGGCTGGGCGACCCCGGCGACGGCCAGTGCGTGATGCTGGAGTGCACCGACGGCAACGGCGATCTGCGGGCCGTGCTGTCCTTCGTACCGTGGGGGCCCCAGGGCCTGTCGCTGGACCTGATGCGCCGTGACCGGGACTCCGAGAACGGCCTGATGGAGTTCATGGTCATCGAACTCCTGGAACGCTCCAAGGAGATCGGGGTCACCCAGGTCTCGCTGAACTTCGCGATGTTCCGGTCCGTCTTCGAGCGCGGGTCCCGGCTCGGCGCGGGACCGGTGCTGCGGATGTGGCGCTCGCTGCTGAGCTTCTTCTCCCGCTGGTGGCAGATCGAGTCCCTCTACCGGGCCAACGCCAAATACCGGCCGATCTGGGAACCGCGGTTCATGCTCTTCGAGAAGAGTTCGGACCTGCTGCGGATCGGAATCGCGGCGGGCCGGGCCGAGGGCTTCCTCGAAGCTCCCGGTCTGCCGAAGTGGCTGCACCGCAGACACCTGGAGACGCGCCGTTGA
- a CDS encoding sensor histidine kinase, translated as MRTHPLATDAVLAFGVFVSMVLGSFADPHGPHGPTFGTRTPEPFSLLLMLLGAAALVFRRRRPRTVLAVTCGLSLLELTTGEPRAPVAMCTVISLYTVAARTDRPTTWRIGLLTMAGLTGVAMLAGPLPWYAQENIGIFAWTGMAAAAGDAVRSRRAFVDAIRERAERAERTRDEEARRRVAEERLRIARDLHDVVAHHIALVNVQAGVAAHVMDKRPDQAKEALAHVRDASRSALNELRATVGLLRQSGDPEAPTEPAPGLSVLDELVDTFRHAGLPVEVIVQLGRADGPLPAAVDLAAYRVVQEALTNVRKHAGPGARAEVSVVRVGTSVEVTVLDDGGAPPADPADSAPEPDDSGGHGLLGMRERTGALGGSCFAGPRYGGGYRVHAILPVG; from the coding sequence ATGCGGACCCACCCGCTCGCCACCGATGCCGTGCTCGCGTTCGGGGTGTTCGTCTCCATGGTCCTCGGGTCGTTCGCCGATCCGCACGGGCCGCACGGGCCCACCTTCGGGACGCGGACCCCCGAGCCGTTCTCGCTGCTGCTGATGCTGCTCGGCGCGGCCGCCCTGGTGTTCCGGCGCCGACGGCCGCGCACCGTGCTCGCCGTGACCTGCGGGCTCTCGCTGCTGGAGCTGACCACCGGGGAGCCCCGGGCGCCCGTCGCCATGTGCACGGTGATCTCCCTGTACACGGTGGCCGCGCGCACCGACCGGCCCACGACCTGGCGGATCGGGCTGCTCACCATGGCCGGGCTGACGGGCGTGGCCATGCTCGCCGGGCCCCTGCCCTGGTACGCGCAGGAGAACATCGGGATCTTCGCCTGGACCGGGATGGCCGCGGCCGCCGGTGACGCCGTACGCAGCCGGCGGGCTTTCGTCGACGCCATCCGGGAGCGGGCCGAACGCGCCGAGCGGACCCGGGACGAGGAGGCGCGGCGCCGGGTCGCCGAGGAGCGGCTGCGGATCGCCCGGGACCTGCACGACGTGGTGGCCCACCACATCGCGCTGGTGAACGTGCAGGCGGGGGTCGCCGCGCACGTCATGGACAAGCGCCCGGACCAGGCCAAGGAGGCCCTGGCCCACGTACGGGACGCCAGCCGCTCGGCGTTGAACGAGCTGCGGGCGACGGTCGGGCTGCTGCGCCAGTCCGGCGACCCGGAGGCGCCGACCGAGCCCGCGCCCGGACTGTCCGTCCTGGACGAGCTGGTGGACACCTTCCGGCACGCCGGGCTGCCGGTGGAGGTCATCGTCCAGCTGGGGCGCGCGGACGGCCCGCTGCCCGCCGCGGTGGACCTCGCCGCGTACCGGGTGGTCCAGGAGGCGCTGACCAACGTACGCAAGCACGCCGGGCCGGGGGCGCGCGCCGAGGTGAGCGTGGTCCGGGTCGGAACCTCGGTGGAGGTGACCGTCCTGGACGACGGAGGCGCTCCGCCCGCCGACCCGGCGGACTCCGCGCCGGAGCCCGACGACAGCGGCGGCCACGGCCTGCTCGGCATGCGCGAGCGCACCGGCGCCCTGGGCGGCTCCTGCTTCGCGGGGCCCCGGTACGGGGGCGGCTACCGGGTGCACGCGATCCTTCCGGTGGGCTAG
- a CDS encoding endo alpha-1,4 polygalactosaminidase produces the protein MRPGTRWRLLFLVPLLLLAACTTEGSDEGPDDVSPAPAPGQRWQPGPGVSWQWQLTGKLDTSVRAAVYDVDGFNTTKEQVATLKRAGRRTICYLSTGAWEDFRPDAAAFPESILGEGNGWEGERWLDIRRLAELERLMAKRFDMCRDKGFDAVEPDNMDGYANESGFPLTADDQLRYNRLIAKLAHDRGMAVGLKNDLDQIPQLVGEFDFAVNEQCAQYEECERVTPFIQAGKAVFHVEYELRASRFCAATRKLKFSSMEKKSDLGPWRKACP, from the coding sequence ATGAGGCCCGGGACGCGATGGCGGCTGCTGTTCCTCGTACCGCTCCTGCTCCTCGCCGCCTGCACCACCGAGGGGTCCGACGAGGGGCCCGACGACGTGTCGCCGGCCCCGGCGCCCGGGCAGCGCTGGCAGCCCGGGCCCGGCGTCAGCTGGCAGTGGCAGCTCACCGGGAAGCTCGACACCTCGGTGCGGGCGGCGGTGTACGACGTCGACGGGTTCAACACGACCAAGGAGCAGGTAGCCACCCTGAAGCGGGCCGGCCGCCGGACCATCTGCTACCTCTCCACCGGGGCTTGGGAGGACTTCCGCCCGGACGCCGCCGCGTTCCCCGAGTCGATCCTCGGCGAGGGCAACGGCTGGGAGGGCGAGCGCTGGCTGGACATCCGGCGGCTCGCGGAGCTGGAGCGGCTGATGGCCAAGCGGTTCGACATGTGCCGGGACAAGGGCTTCGACGCGGTGGAGCCGGACAACATGGACGGCTACGCCAACGAGTCGGGCTTCCCGCTGACCGCCGATGACCAGCTGCGCTACAACCGGCTGATCGCGAAGCTCGCCCACGACCGGGGCATGGCGGTCGGCCTGAAGAACGACCTCGACCAGATCCCCCAGCTGGTGGGGGAGTTCGACTTCGCGGTCAACGAGCAGTGCGCCCAGTACGAGGAGTGCGAGCGGGTGACCCCGTTCATCCAGGCCGGGAAGGCGGTCTTCCACGTCGAGTACGAGCTCAGGGCGAGCCGCTTCTGCGCCGCCACGCGCAAGCTGAAGTTCAGCTCGATGGAGAAGAAGTCCGACCTCGGCCCCTGGCGCAAGGCCTGCCCCTAG
- a CDS encoding spherulation-specific family 4 protein: MLLVPLYEHPADRPEEWERLIRSAGRLHSVVLNPDSGPGDAPDERFALVSERLRAAGVAVLGYTDTDYGRRPHAAVVRDLLRHRDWYGTDGAFLDQAASGPELLPHYGRLAVAARAAGARTLVLNHGVHPHPGYAGLADLLVTFEGPWDAYEDAAPVPPWTADHPAQRFCHLVYAVPPGAPAAELAEQRRAAVHCAVPGTGAHPWGTLPYALEATA, from the coding sequence ATGCTGCTGGTGCCCCTCTACGAGCACCCCGCCGACCGGCCCGAGGAGTGGGAGCGGCTCATCCGCTCCGCGGGCCGGCTCCACTCGGTGGTGCTCAACCCCGACAGCGGGCCGGGCGACGCCCCCGACGAGCGGTTCGCGCTCGTCTCCGAACGGCTGCGCGCGGCCGGGGTGGCAGTCCTCGGCTACACCGACACCGACTACGGGCGCCGCCCGCACGCCGCCGTGGTGCGCGACCTGCTGCGCCACCGCGACTGGTACGGCACCGACGGCGCCTTCCTCGACCAGGCGGCCTCCGGCCCGGAACTGCTGCCGCACTACGGGCGGCTCGCCGTGGCCGCCCGGGCCGCGGGCGCCCGTACCCTCGTCCTCAACCACGGCGTCCACCCGCACCCCGGCTACGCCGGCCTCGCCGACCTCCTCGTCACCTTCGAGGGGCCCTGGGACGCGTACGAGGACGCGGCCCCCGTACCGCCCTGGACCGCCGACCACCCCGCCCAGCGGTTCTGCCACCTCGTCTACGCCGTCCCGCCGGGCGCGCCCGCCGCCGAACTCGCCGAGCAGCGGCGGGCCGCGGTGCACTGCGCGGTCCCCGGGACGGGCGCCCACCCGTGGGGGACCCTCCCGTACGCCCTGGAGGCCACGGCATGA